A genomic region of Elephas maximus indicus isolate mEleMax1 chromosome 10, mEleMax1 primary haplotype, whole genome shotgun sequence contains the following coding sequences:
- the C10H14orf28 gene encoding uncharacterized protein C14orf28 homolog, translating to MKTLFEEIKASIKNNYNQDRSFWRPVLPWGGVFTIKAGRKAVSCTPLYVEIRLKNTCTIDGFLMLLYVILNENENFPRELSLHLGREFIDCFLYLMDTYSFTTVKLLWIWDKMEKQQYKSEVHKASLIIDLFGNEHDNFTRNLENLMSTIQESYCSNWRCPTRLREDQQRIIIINPPQEIPHGNLIRLAVDELFCSKIELCEERGCGGLREFSQRIFCHGAPPFVVLNMQHWKCEDLAYVPYYLDLSDHKYLLEGATLFNKEEHHYSAAFQIDGHWMHYDGLRNVNLILLNKPPEFLLLSSLVYIRATEK from the exons ATGAAGACACTGTTTGAAGAGATCAAAGCATCAATTAAAAATAACTATAACCAAGATCGTTCATTTTGGAGGCCTGTTCTTCCTTGGGGAGGTGTTTTTACTATCAAAGCTGGCCGCAAAGCAGTATCCTGTACCCCACTCTATGTTGAAATAAGACTGAAAAATACCTGCACCATAGACGGATTCTTGATGTTACTATATGTCATccttaatgaaaatgaaaatttccCCAGGGAACTCTCTCTTCATTTAGGTAGAGAGTTTATAGACTGTTTTCTTTACTTAATGGACACCTACAGTTTTACAACTGTGAAGCTACTTTGGATTTGGGACAAGATGGAAAAACAGCAATACAAATCTGAAGTTCATAAAGCTTCATTAATAATTGATTTGTTTGGGAATGAGCATGATAATTTTACAAGAAATCTTGAAAATCTCATGTCTACCATTCAAGAGAGTTACTGCTCGAACTGGCGATGCCCAACTCGACTGCGGGAAGATCAGCAGCGCATAATTATTATAAA TCCTCCCCAAGAAATTCCACATGGAAACTTGATACGACTGGCTGTGGATGAGTTATTCTGTTCCAAGATTGAACTGTGTGAAGAGCGTGG GTGTGGTGGCTTAAGAGAATTTTCCCAACGAATTTTCTGCCATGGGGCACCCCCTTTTGTTGTCTTAAATATGCAGCATTGGAAATGTGAAGATCTGGCATATGTACCGTATTACTTGGATTTATCTGACCACAA GTATTTGTTGGAAGGCGCCACGTTATTTAACAAAGAGGAGCATCATTATTCTGCCGCTTTCCAGATTGATGGACATTGGATGCACTATGATGGCCTCAGAAATGTGAAtttaattttgttaaataaaCCCCCAGAGTTTCTCCTCTTGTCATCATTGGTTTATATTCGAGCAACAGAGAAATAA